In one window of Meiothermus sp. DNA:
- a CDS encoding YbjN domain-containing protein, which produces MDTILREVTTEEVRILLEQLGVNAEQVKEDLFNLEFPNGLRGHLITYGEPHVSSLQLRAGFSGFDRVEPRHLLNWNRRYRFTKSYLDADNDPVIESDLRLEGVTPEAIHAFIRDFGDQVTLFFSYLRMIDANLVE; this is translated from the coding sequence ATGGATACCATTTTGCGCGAAGTTACCACCGAAGAGGTGCGCATCCTCCTCGAGCAGCTGGGGGTCAACGCCGAACAGGTCAAGGAAGACCTGTTCAATCTGGAATTTCCCAACGGCTTGCGCGGGCACCTCATTACCTACGGCGAGCCACACGTGAGCAGCCTGCAATTGCGGGCCGGGTTCTCGGGTTTTGATCGGGTGGAACCGCGCCACCTGCTCAACTGGAACCGCCGCTACCGTTTCACCAAGTCGTATCTGGATGCCGACAACGATCCGGTCATCGAGAGCGACCTCCGCCTCGAGGGCGTCACCCCCGAGGCCATCCACGCCTTTATACGTGATTTCGGCGACCAGGTCACGCTGTTTTTCTCCTACCTGCGCATGATTGATGCCAATCTGGTGGAATAA
- a CDS encoding putative toxin-antitoxin system toxin component, PIN family, which yields MRVVFDTSIYVATLIAPTSRVARVYWAWRNGRFTLLTTKTQLAELRRVSRYVKFKGIIRPAQAGAMINTLKAKAELVSYSKGRPLSVDPDDDLILAIAAEGEANYLVSLDEDHVLSLKKVGNTRIIRPEQLMKLLN from the coding sequence ATGAGGGTGGTCTTTGATACCAGCATCTACGTCGCTACCCTGATTGCCCCAACGTCCCGCGTGGCACGGGTGTACTGGGCGTGGCGAAACGGGCGGTTTACCCTGCTAACCACTAAAACACAGCTTGCGGAGTTGCGCCGGGTAAGCCGCTATGTCAAGTTCAAAGGCATTATTCGCCCTGCTCAAGCTGGAGCGATGATCAACACCCTGAAGGCTAAGGCTGAGTTGGTGTCGTACAGCAAGGGCAGGCCCCTTTCGGTAGACCCCGATGATGACCTGATACTGGCGATTGCTGCTGAAGGCGAAGCTAACTATTTGGTTAGTCTGGATGAAGACCATGTCCTATCCCTCAAAAAAGTAGGGAATACCCGGATTATCCGGCCTGAGCAACTGATGAAATTATTGAACTGA
- a CDS encoding transposase DNA-binding-containing protein → MELHPEDPVQWASLHFAEAELGDARRVKRAEGMAVAMLRAPGESLPRLFMHPREVKAAYRFLDNPHVDPEGLHAGYRQRVRGAMQAPGTCLRIEDSSEFSYSGRQPVGGLGFIGNAREGLQGFVLHSVLAVRGWGKTDTEKRKRPGVEVLGWRGKATACA, encoded by the coding sequence ATGGAACTGCATCCGGAGGATCCGGTTCAATGGGCCAGCCTGCACTTCGCAGAGGCCGAGCTAGGCGACGCACGGCGGGTTAAGCGGGCTGAGGGCATGGCCGTGGCGATGCTTCGGGCCCCGGGGGAGAGCCTACCCCGGCTGTTCATGCACCCCCGTGAGGTCAAGGCCGCTTACCGCTTCCTGGACAACCCTCACGTCGACCCGGAGGGCCTGCACGCCGGGTACCGTCAGCGGGTGAGGGGAGCCATGCAAGCCCCGGGCACCTGTTTGCGGATTGAGGACAGCTCGGAGTTCTCCTACTCCGGGCGCCAGCCCGTCGGGGGGCTGGGCTTCATCGGCAATGCCCGTGAGGGGTTGCAGGGTTTCGTGCTGCACAGCGTGCTGGCGGTGCGCGGGTGGGGGAAGACGGACACGGAGAAAAGGAAGCGTCCTGGGGTGGAGGTGCTGGGGTGGCGGGGCAAAGCTACCGCGTGCGCCTGA
- a CDS encoding cupin domain-containing protein, with protein sequence MATRGTQILNPRTGQRSVFLQTAQDTGGALFQMETFHPAHNAAEPEHTHPFQESRCQVLTGTLRFRVGGVERTVKPGEAIVIPPGVAHHFWNDGEVEAHAIQEFRPALNIEDFFVAYFALARDGKLSDGGIPKSVLQLAVLLKAYDRVLRPTNPPRFLQRVLMETLGPVGRLAGYRPDYI encoded by the coding sequence ATGGCGACCCGTGGAACCCAGATTCTGAACCCCCGCACCGGTCAGCGCTCGGTCTTTTTGCAGACGGCTCAAGACACGGGCGGCGCGCTGTTCCAGATGGAGACCTTTCACCCCGCCCATAACGCCGCCGAGCCGGAGCACACCCACCCCTTTCAGGAAAGCCGCTGCCAGGTGCTCACAGGTACGCTGCGCTTTCGCGTGGGCGGGGTGGAACGAACCGTCAAACCGGGCGAAGCGATAGTCATCCCGCCTGGGGTGGCGCACCACTTTTGGAACGACGGCGAGGTGGAGGCGCACGCCATCCAAGAGTTCCGGCCTGCCCTCAACATAGAGGATTTTTTCGTAGCCTATTTTGCCCTCGCCCGAGACGGCAAGCTGAGTGATGGCGGTATACCTAAATCTGTGCTCCAGCTTGCGGTGCTGCTAAAAGCCTACGACCGGGTTCTTCGCCCTACCAACCCACCTCGTTTTCTACAACGGGTGCTTATGGAAACCCTGGGGCCGGTGGGGCGGCTGGCGGGGTATCGGCCCGACTATATCTAG